The window CGTTCTCGGGCTGGGAGGACCCCGGTGCGGCCTTCACGGCGATCACTCAGATCGGCACGGAGACCGCGGTGCTGATCTACTTCCGCAAGGACATCGGGCGGATCATCTCGGCGTGGGCGCGCTCGCTGACCAACAAGGAGATGCGGCAGGATCACGACGCGCAGATGGGCTGGCTGGTGATCGTCGGCTCGATCCCGATCGGTGTGCTCGGCCTGACGCTCAAGGACCAGATCGAGGGTCCCTTCCGCGACCTGCGCATCACGGCGACGATGCTGATCGTGGTCGGCATCATCATCGGCGTCGCCGACCGGCTGGCCGCACGGGACGAGTCGGGCGGCCGGCACCGCGCCGCCAAGCAGCGCAAGGGCCTCGAGGACCTGAACGTCAAGGACGGCCTGATCTTCGGCCTGTGCCAGTCCGCGGCGCTCATCCCCGGAGTCTCCCGCTCCGGCGCCACCATCAGCGGCGGCCTGTTCATGGGGTACACACGCGAGTCCGCGGCCCGCTACTCCTTCCTCCTCGCGATCCCGGCGGTCCTCGCCTCCGGCCTCTTCGAGCTCAAGGACGCGTTGGAGAGCGACCACGTCTCCTGGGGCCCGACGATCTTCGCGACGGTGATCGCCTTCGCATCCGGCTACGCGGTCATCGCCTGGTTCATGAAGTTCATCTCGACCAAGAGCTTCATGCCGTTCGTCTGGTACCGCATCGCGCTCGGCATCGTCATCATCGCCCTCGTGGCAACGGGCGCCCTCAGCCCGCACGCGGCGGAGTCGGCGGGCTGACCGGTCCGGCCGGCGGAACTGGAGGGTCGCACGGCGCCGCCGCGACGCGCCGGATCGACCGACCGTTCAGGCCGTGACAGCGCCCACCGCGAAACCCGTGACCAATGACATACGTTGTGCGTAGCCGTCCGGTAGCGCACTGTCAGTCCTTGCCCCTAGGCTTGTCGGCATGTCCCCCCATTCCTTAGGCCCTGGTTCCGTGCGGTCTGCTGCCGAGGTGAACGAGGAGATACGCGCCCTGTGGCTGCGTGCAGGCGGCTCCCTGTCGGCTCAGGAGCGCGCGGAGTACGAGCTGTTGGTGGTCGAGTGGGCGGCCGCCATCCGCGGTGAGGTCATCGAGGCGGCCTGAGGCCCCCGGATCCATGCCTAAGATCCACTCCATGGAGCATCTGGACGACGTGCCGCCGCGTCGCGGCCTGATCATCTTCCTCAATGGCACGTCCAGTTCGGGCAAGTCGAGCATCGCGGCCGAACTACTGCGGA of the Streptomyces sp. T12 genome contains:
- a CDS encoding undecaprenyl-diphosphate phosphatase, which produces MSWFESLILGLVQGLTEFLPVSSSAHLRLTAAFSGWEDPGAAFTAITQIGTETAVLIYFRKDIGRIISAWARSLTNKEMRQDHDAQMGWLVIVGSIPIGVLGLTLKDQIEGPFRDLRITATMLIVVGIIIGVADRLAARDESGGRHRAAKQRKGLEDLNVKDGLIFGLCQSAALIPGVSRSGATISGGLFMGYTRESAARYSFLLAIPAVLASGLFELKDALESDHVSWGPTIFATVIAFASGYAVIAWFMKFISTKSFMPFVWYRIALGIVIIALVATGALSPHAAESAG